Proteins from one Scleropages formosus chromosome 14, fSclFor1.1, whole genome shotgun sequence genomic window:
- the LOC108920019 gene encoding cysteinyl leukotriene receptor 1-like codes for MALLNISSNISEDSPTDAMCPNIDEFRNRVYSTVYSIVTIVGLIGNGFALIVLIRSSHQRSAFHVYMLNLAMSDLLCVSTLPLRVRYYVNNAQWDYGDFLCRISSYALYVNLYCSIYFMMALSFTRFLAIVFPIQNMKLVSTRKACIVCLCIWIFICTSSSPFLMTGVHEDPISNKTKCFEPPGQRKDIHKLIILNYISLVVGFSVPFLVILICSAGIIYTLLTGPSSIRQKRNSRIKAIRMIVIIMLAFLISFMPYHIQRTIHLHFMNRTDVSCKDVVFMHKSVVITLCLAAANSCFDPMLYFFSGENFRRRLSTLRHNSIIVRGSLRRQNSHVNGSQNQRQDIS; via the coding sequence ATGGCACTTCTGAATATTTCCTCTAACATCAGCGAGGACAGCCCCACAGATGCTATGTGCCCCAACATCGATGAGTTCCGTAACCGCGTCTACTCCACCGTGTACTCCATTGTCACCATTGTCGGTCTGATAGGCAATGGTTTCGCCCTCATAGTACTGATCAGGTCCTCCCACCAGCGCTCTGCTTTCCACGTCTACATGCTGAACTTAGCCATGTCGGACCTGCTCTGTGTCAGCACCCTGCCCCTGCGCGTCCGCTACTATGTCAACAACGCCCAATGGGACTACGGCGACTTCTTGTGCCGCATCAGTTCCTATGCACTTTATGTCAACCTCTACTGCAGCATCTACTTCATGATGGCCCTGAGTTTTACCCGTTTTCTGGCCATCGTCTTTCCCATCCAGAACATGAAGCTGGTCAGCACACGCAAGGCCTGCATCGTCTGCCTCTGCATATGGATCTTCATCTGCACATCCAGCTCTCCATTCCTCATGACAGGTGTCCATGAGGATCCCATTTCAAACAAGACCAAGTGCTTTGAGCCACCCGGGCAAAGAAAGGATATTCACAAGCTCATAATCCTCAACTACATCTCCCTGGTGGTGGGCTTTTCTGTCCCCTTCCTGGTCATCTTGATCTGCTCCGCTGGAATCATCTACACCCTGCTGACAGGGCCCAGCAGCATaaggcaaaaaagaaacagccGCATCAAGGCCATCCGCATGATTGTCATCATCATGCTAGCCTTCCTCATCAGCTTCATGCCTTACCATATCCAGCGCACCATCCACCTGCATTTCATGAACCGTACAGACGTCTCCTGCAAAGATGTTGTCTTCATGCACAAGTCCGTGGTGATCACACTGTGCTTGGCTGCCGCCAATTCCTGCTTCGACCCAATGCTCTATTTCTTCTCTGGTGAGAACTTCCGCAGGCGTCTGTCTACACTCCGCCATAACTCCATCATAGTAAGGGGAAGTCTACGCAGGCAGAATTCACACGTCAACGGTTCGCAGAACCAGCGACAAGACATTAGCTAG